The following proteins are encoded in a genomic region of Gimesia algae:
- a CDS encoding dienelactone hydrolase family protein translates to MERKETSEFDQEVLDLYDDYAHGRLNRRDYIKKLGMFAVGGMTAEALMASLSPNYAWAEQVKPDDPRIKTETVTYKSPEGAGEMKGLLAWPAKGKKFPAVLVIHENRGLNPYIADVARRLAVDGFLAFAPDALTPLGGYPGNDDDGRAMQAKRDKAKMTEDFIAAAKFLDTNPKSTGKVGAVGFCYGGGVVYELAAKLPDVVDAGVPFYGRQPDLEDVSKIKAPLMIQNASLDKRIMAGAGPFEAALKKNGKTFEAFVYEGANHGFHNDTTPRYDDAAAKKAWERTVAFFKKNLAEND, encoded by the coding sequence ATGGAACGTAAAGAAACATCAGAGTTTGATCAGGAAGTTCTGGATTTGTATGACGACTATGCTCATGGACGACTCAACCGCCGTGATTATATTAAAAAGCTCGGGATGTTTGCTGTGGGGGGGATGACGGCGGAAGCTCTGATGGCCAGCCTGAGCCCCAACTATGCCTGGGCAGAGCAGGTCAAACCTGATGATCCACGCATCAAGACCGAGACGGTCACCTATAAGTCGCCTGAAGGGGCGGGCGAAATGAAAGGCCTGCTCGCCTGGCCGGCGAAGGGGAAGAAGTTTCCGGCCGTGCTGGTGATTCATGAGAATCGCGGTTTGAATCCGTATATCGCAGACGTCGCGCGGCGGCTGGCCGTCGATGGCTTTCTGGCGTTTGCCCCCGATGCATTGACCCCGCTGGGTGGTTATCCGGGCAATGACGATGACGGTCGTGCGATGCAGGCCAAACGCGATAAAGCTAAGATGACCGAAGACTTTATCGCCGCGGCCAAGTTCCTGGATACCAATCCGAAGTCGACCGGTAAAGTCGGCGCTGTCGGTTTCTGTTATGGGGGCGGTGTGGTGTATGAACTTGCCGCTAAACTTCCCGATGTGGTCGACGCAGGAGTTCCCTTCTATGGTCGGCAACCTGACCTGGAAGATGTGTCGAAGATCAAGGCACCGCTGATGATTCAGAACGCTTCGCTCGACAAACGCATCATGGCCGGAGCCGGGCCGTTTGAAGCGGCGCTCAAAAAGAATGGTAAAACATTCGAGGCTTTCGTGTATGAAGGGGCCAATCACGGCTTTCACAATGACACGACTCCCCGCTACGACGATGCCGCCGCGAAAAAAGCATGGGAGCGGACAGTGGCCTTCTTCAAAAAGAACCTGGCAGAAAACGACTAA
- a CDS encoding right-handed parallel beta-helix repeat-containing protein, producing the protein MSLLCSRVLVVFFCFLMITAVEAGGNPGINQRAIDSLKAGKTDVAYASWWGFDREDATAALQAAIHSGAKKVIIEKREAAWIVKPIQLASDQEIVFEEGVVVQAKKGEFKAATASLFNASLKKNIKLTGAGAILQMRRADYDAAPYTKAEWRNGISIRSCSNVTVSGLVIRETGGDGVYLGVSKRGVTNRKITIRDVVFERNYRQGISIISAADLLIENTVFKETAGTAPMAGVDFEPNHADECLVNCVLRNCVSENNQGPGYLLYLPNLTRDSKPVSIRFENCRSTGKGRALSCTTRNNTPGSVTGSIDFENCTFESTDQSPVQFLDKPADVCPITLKKCTIIGPENDDAALPVIQFTARAGVVGKIGGVTFDQCVVKSAAGHPVMSFYDASYIGSVANVTGTLQVQQGDQKDNYRLNAALINQWMPPSEAGNITPYQIDISQLQPLDSNATIKTTPRRMVRQRALSRYLLYAKQGDKVSVQLTYHQLVRYTGVKLPVTVIAPSGKVIPVPAVPFKETATCEFKAPETGVYRINCDPGANFVTVDQSTHRLCLTSEGAPIRLMAATGDFYFWVPAGVEKWSVGVFGGGVGERVSARLYDSSGQQVWSEQNIVKPKLYTGLHKQNPAGEMWRLVLDRPTEGGFEDHYVQLVGIPAVLALTPGELLVPAETVEK; encoded by the coding sequence ATGTCTTTATTGTGTTCCCGGGTCCTGGTTGTATTCTTCTGTTTCCTGATGATCACTGCCGTCGAAGCAGGCGGGAACCCAGGCATCAATCAGCGGGCAATTGATAGCCTGAAGGCAGGAAAGACCGATGTAGCGTATGCGTCCTGGTGGGGCTTCGATCGGGAAGATGCGACAGCAGCGTTACAGGCGGCGATTCATTCCGGTGCAAAAAAAGTGATTATTGAGAAGAGGGAGGCAGCATGGATTGTGAAGCCGATCCAACTGGCCAGTGATCAGGAAATTGTGTTTGAAGAAGGTGTTGTAGTTCAGGCGAAAAAAGGGGAATTCAAGGCTGCTACCGCTTCGTTGTTTAACGCGTCACTGAAGAAGAATATTAAACTGACGGGTGCAGGAGCCATTCTGCAGATGCGGAGAGCCGATTACGATGCGGCTCCCTATACCAAAGCGGAGTGGCGGAACGGCATCAGCATCCGGAGTTGCAGTAATGTCACTGTTTCCGGGCTGGTGATTCGCGAAACCGGCGGCGATGGAGTGTATCTGGGCGTGTCTAAACGGGGTGTGACCAACCGGAAGATAACGATCAGGGATGTGGTTTTTGAACGCAATTATCGCCAGGGAATCAGCATTATCAGTGCCGCGGATTTGCTGATCGAAAACACCGTGTTTAAAGAAACGGCCGGCACGGCGCCGATGGCGGGGGTTGATTTTGAACCCAACCACGCTGATGAATGCCTGGTTAACTGTGTGCTGCGAAATTGTGTTTCGGAAAATAATCAGGGTCCCGGTTATCTACTGTATCTGCCGAATTTAACCCGGGATTCAAAACCGGTCTCCATTCGGTTTGAGAACTGTCGCAGTACAGGCAAGGGGAGGGCCCTCTCCTGTACGACCAGAAATAACACACCGGGCAGCGTGACGGGATCGATCGATTTTGAGAACTGTACTTTTGAAAGTACCGATCAGAGCCCCGTTCAGTTTCTCGACAAGCCGGCAGATGTCTGTCCGATCACTCTTAAAAAATGTACGATCATCGGCCCGGAGAATGATGATGCCGCACTGCCGGTCATCCAGTTTACCGCGCGCGCCGGAGTCGTCGGTAAGATTGGTGGCGTGACTTTTGATCAATGTGTAGTCAAATCTGCTGCCGGACATCCGGTGATGTCGTTCTATGATGCTTCGTATATTGGTTCCGTGGCCAATGTGACGGGAACATTGCAGGTTCAACAGGGGGATCAGAAAGATAACTACCGGTTGAATGCCGCGTTGATTAATCAGTGGATGCCGCCCAGCGAAGCGGGCAATATCACGCCTTATCAGATTGATATCAGCCAGCTTCAGCCTCTGGATTCGAACGCTACAATCAAGACAACGCCGCGACGCATGGTGCGTCAACGTGCGTTGTCTCGATATCTGCTATATGCAAAGCAGGGAGACAAGGTCTCTGTTCAATTGACCTATCATCAACTGGTCCGTTATACGGGAGTCAAGCTGCCTGTGACGGTGATTGCTCCTTCCGGTAAGGTGATTCCCGTGCCCGCGGTTCCTTTTAAGGAGACTGCGACCTGTGAATTCAAGGCTCCGGAAACGGGCGTGTATCGTATCAACTGTGATCCGGGAGCGAACTTTGTCACGGTCGATCAGTCAACGCATCGTCTCTGCCTGACTTCGGAAGGGGCACCGATTCGACTGATGGCGGCGACTGGTGACTTCTACTTCTGGGTTCCTGCTGGAGTTGAAAAGTGGTCGGTGGGTGTGTTTGGTGGCGGTGTGGGAGAACGGGTCAGTGCGAGACTGTATGATTCGTCCGGCCAGCAGGTCTGGTCGGAACAGAATATCGTGAAGCCCAAATTGTACACAGGACTCCACAAGCAGAATCCAGCGGGAGAAATGTGGCGACTGGTGCTGGACCGTCCCACAGAGGGGGGCTTTGAAGACCATTACGTGCAGCTCGTCGGTATCCCGGCCGTGCTGGCGCTGACCCCCGGGGAATTGCTGGTTCCCGCTGAAACTGTCGAGAAATAA